One Citrus sinensis cultivar Valencia sweet orange chromosome 5, DVS_A1.0, whole genome shotgun sequence genomic window, GGTTTGCATCTTTAATTTGCAGAGCTGGCGGTCCATATTCTTACTTTAGACCATTAAATTGGTTAATCGGTTTAGATCATTGAATACATGTAGAAAGCGGGTCCCGTTTTGCTCGTTGTGCAGTGCATATTTTTcgatcttttataaatatactcCACCTTAGTGAAAATGCTCGCAGTTGTAGAAGAGACGTAATCCGTGGAATACAACTACAAGAAATGTGTCTCCTGTGGTCCTGGCTGTGTAAGTAAATTAGTTAGGCTATTTTTGGAAAGCGTGATTAGATtggattaatttttagattaaattatattgaattatctaattttattttttatttggtataATATCGACTTGGAATGCTCCTCAATAAACCTTTTAAAATCTCTCTTCTTTATATACTCCAttctaatatttgaaaataatatgaatttctTATAACAACACTATTAATGACataaataatctaaatttaaactATTCTTCAATCTTTCTGAAACATTGAACCCTCCGGCCCCACTCCTCAGTGTTATAATTTTCCTCCTCAAACCCTAAATCAATGGCGTTTTCATTCCTTCCACAaattctttttccctttttatcTCTCTTCCCTCACTCTTGTTTGAAACAAATTTCATTaacattgttatttatttcaaattttcaactctTGACAGGAATGAAGAATCCTACATATATAAAGTAGCATTTTGTTGCTCACcagaaaataagagaaataaaaaatttaatcaaaagtATAAATCATTAGTTGAgataaacttaattaaaactgccctaaattgtttaattttataaattgacCGCTCTTATCTTTTTGATGGCTTTGCTACTAGTTAATGGCTTTTGAAATGTAAACAAAGATTGCGTTTCATaagacaatttattttattctactGCAAATATCAATTAAAGCTTGCAATTCTTGCCAATCAAAATTCTCTAGAAcaacagagagagagagaaagagagggagagaTAATTGCTTTCAAAAACTTCTAAACAAAACATGTGTCAGatatttgttcttttatgtAACTTCGATGAAAgttaaagtaataaaataattagagagATTTAAAAGTTTTCTAAATCGGTTCCAATGTCCCAACTCTAATATGAATTCACGGtaagtaataattttacaatgagatatggatgaaaaaaaattatcacggGCTTGAATGATTTGGGTCGGTTTCAGGGTATGAAGAACCTCACAAGGTAGTAGATTTAGTAGTCAGTCAGATTCGGAAATTTTCTTTACCCTGGGCCCAggataattaattgattacttatttaagaaaaaatttacagCTGCAATTAATTATCTCATCTGTTTCTTACCAACAGCTTGTTTTGTAAGACCTAAAGAGTATTTCAGTTGGATCATGATTGAAGAAGATCACACACTcataaagataaattttagCTTGTCTCTCAACATAATTACAGGGCCTTGGTCCTCAGTTTAAAGAAGGCCTAGATTCAatgcccaaaactttttatccACAAGTTTTAGTCAATATATGGACATATAGTTGGTCAACtcaaaaatagattaataaaaaaggagaaatatacttttaaaaaaaaaaaacattttgctTAACCGGCAATTTAAATTCCTCTCCATTATGTGAGTGGAGATTgaaccttaattttttttgtttttgtttttaacactaaaaattttatcattcgAACTAAATGACGcccataattaaaaaatatacgtaaattgtttaatttttttccacgAAAAGATATATGATTGATGTCCTAAGATATTTTGACAAAGAAGAAGCTTCCTAATATGGTAGTTGCATCATAAATAGCACCAAGGAAGAGTATGTACACTTAAAggagtttcttttcttattaattacttaaccTTTATCAATTGGCTGCATATCTAACCAAAGCCCTAAAAAGAAGTTAACTTAATAATGATCAGATGTCTTGCGCGAAAAAATTGTTGAGCTAACaactgatttttaatttttttctttttttcttgttcgATTCAAATAACTACAGAGACTTAAAGAGATAATGATCAAATATTTGAGTGCTCTAAAGGAACCTTACCGGATCTTCCTTATTCGGAGTAATGCTCGATTATCTTGTAGTCTTAAAATGAgctcaaaattcaattttgatacAGAGTTTTTCatgattggatttttttttttttttttaaagacaaGGAACTGCCTACGATATATCTGCACAGTGAAACAAAATTGTATGTAAGCAAGGTAGCAACTAATCACCTATTAGTGGTGTCTTAATTAAATACGTAATCTcgtatatttaacaaaaattgatgGTATTAGTGGGTGAACCAAATCCTCTTATGGTTGGTCTAAGTGTTGTCCTTTAATCTtgggaaatttttttgtcattgtTGACTTATAACCTAATTTCctagataaaatttaatattcttttgtttctactaatgaaatttaaaaaaaaaaaggaaactaTTATTTGAAGCTAGCTAACTGCCGTCCTTTACCGCTCTTTATTAGTCTGATTCACACTCACACAGCATCACCTAAGACTTTAATCAACACAGCTAATGGATATTCCAGCATTGATTACAGTCAAGCCATGGAGCTCTTGCCTGTTACTTGGTGTCTTGTTCATCTTTGCTTTCGTGGCTTCTCTTTCTCATGCAGAAATTCAATTCCATGAGTTTGTTGTGCGTGccaatttaatttctcattcttcaTCAATCATATCGTTCTTGGACACAGGATTTATATCTCTGTTTTGATGAATACAGATTGAAGCCAAGCCAGTGAAGAGGCTATGCAGGACCCATAACACTGTTACAGTGAATGGGCAGTTCCCAGGACCAACATTGCAAGTTCGAGATGGAGATACTCTTATCATCACGACTATAAACAGAGCTCAATACAACATTACCCTCCACTGGTAATCATTTATTGCACGTTCAAATAATAATGtgtttatcaaaaaataagaaagataaaatcGTTTTGACGTTGATTGTTGCTTGAAGCCAAGGTCTAGCTCTAATGGTAAAGAGCGGCTTTCCAGGACCTAGACTCCGGGGTTCAAGCTTCAATAAGTGTGTGAGTTAACAATATGTATATCAATTGCTGGCTAATGTTGTTGTTCAGGCATGGAGTAAGCCTGAAGGGAAATCCATGGGCAGATGGTCCTGAATATGTGACTCAGTGCCCAATCCAACCAGGAAGGAGTTACACGTACCAATTCACCATTGAAGACCAAGAGGGAACTTTGTGGTGGCATGCTCATAGCAGATGGATTAGAGCAACTGTCTACGGAGCTATCATCATTTACCCAAGAATTGGTTCTTCATATCCCTTCCCTGTGCCAAATAGAGAAATCCCAATTCTTCTAggttattaatttcatttatttcttctaGTTCGCTTTTTGTTTCTTAGAGTCATAAACAAAGCATCTGTTACACCATGGAACAAAGTATGGTAAAATTCTAACAAATGAAGCAACGATAAACAGGGGAATGGTGGGACAAAAACCCCATGGATGTCCTGATGCAAGCAATTTTCACAGGCGCAGCTCCAAATGTTTCTGATGCATTTACAATTAACGGTCAACCGGGCGATCTCTACAGATGCTCCAGGAGAGGTGTGCCAAAACTTTAATTAGGTagaaagatatatatatatatttataactaGTAACTGTATTGTGATTTCCTAGCGTTGCAATGCAGAAACTGTGAGATTTCAAGTGGAAGCAGGGGAGACTGTTCTTCTTAGAATTATCAACGCCGCAATGAATCAAGAACTCTTCTTTGGGGTGGCGAATCACAATCTAACTGTAGTTGGTGTTGATACTTCCTATACCAAGGCTTTTTCAACCTCGGTCATCATGATAGCTCCTGGTCAGACAACAAATGTTCTGCTCACAGCTGATCAGCCCCCGGCTCGTTACTACATGGCAGCACGTGCCTACAACAGCGCCAATGTTGCCTTTGACAATACCACCACCACTGCAATCCTTGCATACAAATCTGCTCCCTGCAATGCCAAGAATGGGGGATCAAATTCTTCAGCACCAGTCTTCCCAACCCTCCCAGGCTTTAATGACACCGCCACTGCAACTGCATACACTGCCCAGATCAGAAGCCTACACGAGGTCAAAGTCCCAACAGTGATTGATGAGGACCTATTTTTCACGGTGGGTTTAGGTCTCATCAACTGCTCAAATCCTAACAGCCCCCGATGCCAAGGTCCGAATGGAACCCGTTTTGCTGCCAGCATAAACAATGTCTCTTTTGAATTTCCAACGGGGAACTCTCTGATGCAAGCCTACTTCCAAGACCAGCCTGGTGTCTTCACCACAGACTTTCCCCCAGTTCCTccaatcaaatttgattataCAGGTAATGTAAGCCGAGTTCTATGGCAACCACTTAAAGGAACTAAGCTGTACAAGTTGAAGTTTGGTTCCAGTGTACAACTTGTGTGGCAGGACACAAGCATTGTCACAGTTGAGGATCATCCTATGCACCTTCATGGGCATGAATTCTATGTGGTAGGTAGTGGTTTTGGTAACTTTAACCCAAGTACAGATACTCCCAAGTTCAATCTCATTGACCCACCAAGGAGAAACACTATTGGAATGCCTCCAGGCGGATGGGTTGCTATACGATTTGTGGCTAATAATCCAGGTCCATTTTCTGAACTTAACTAAAAGTAAACACTCAGGGGCaatccttttttaatttttctatacaAATAATTCTATTCAAGTTTTCCTCTGACAAACTCAATTGAATCTCTGATGAAACAGGAATTTGGTTTATGCATTGTCACCTAGATTCACACTTAACTTGGGGCCTTGCAATGGCTTTCCTAGTTGAGAATGGAGATGAGGAATTGCAGACTGTCCAGTCTCCACCACTAGATCTTCCCCCGTGTTGAgatgattaaaacaaaaaatacatCACAGCAATTGAATCTAGTTTCCTGATTatattctttgttttcttcttaaGTCCTTGGATAATCAAGTAATTGTCTTTCCATTAGTCAGTCAGTGTTGAAAAGAACTCAAACTCGATAGACTATTTGTCGTTTATAGGTTCGTGAGTCAAGTGACTTGGCATTTCAGCTGATCGGGGAACCAAAACCGATAACTTGGTGCTGTCATCCAATATCATTAAACTATCACGTGATTAACATACGCCTGCTTTAAGTTTAAACGGCAAAACCTGTTGTCGTTTTTGGAAGGTTTTAAGTTGCGCGTGAGGGGCTCATGAGCAGACGGTTAAGTTGGTCAGTTTTGGAGGGAATCAACTGGAAGTATAACACCAGTAACCGCTGGTATATATGCTGGTTCTGGTTTCGTCTAGAACGATCGAATAAAGAGAGATAAGGAAGCACTAGAGAGAGACAGAAATGTTTCTGTGTATTCTCTGTATTGTGCTTATCATCTCTGAAACCTTTAAAGTATCTCCCTGAGTTTGTTTTCTCCAGTGGATGTAGGCACTGTAAAAGGTGCTGAACCACTTAAATCTTATTGTTTTCTTGATTTCTTCGTGCTGTTTTCTTTGAGCTTGTGATTGTCTCGACTTGTATTATTTTGATCCTTGAATCTTGGGGTCTCAATTCGGTCTTAGCGTAAAATAAATCTAGTGACAAAGGTTATATTTTACAACAGTCAGATTGAATGTTGTCttatcaatcaatcaattgaTAGGGAGTGATTCTTGATGGAACGTATTGTTCTacgcaaaaaattaaaaaaaaaatatttattattatatacaaattaattggTCTAACAAAAACTTAATGTTTTCGATTAACACAAGAGGTTCTTCTGATCATTCGAATCATAATCAAGTTACATAAAGAATAATGATAGATATATTGTATATGAGGATAAACGATAACTATCAGTAAAAGGATTTTGATATCATATATACTTGGACAAATTTTAATTCCTCTACGGCTAGCAGCCTGACAACTAGCTAGCTACATTGGCAATAGTCATTGGTCGATTCCTCTAAATTTATTCCAAAATTGACAAATCTTCTTATGagtatatatttaaaattttaattcctttAAGGCCAACTTTTCAAGGGCAAcgtataaatttatattctataaattttataaaaataaaaatattaataaaaattattaacaataaaattgccAAGCCAGATCTAGCCCTACCACAAGCGTTCAAAAGGCATGTCTGGGCTGAGCCCGAGCTTTGCCAAGCCATGCCCAAACATGGGGTTTTTCCATCCCCAACCGAGACCTTaatgaaacaaacaatttttatataatggTCTTGTTAGGCGATCACTCATGCAGATTGAAAAAGATGATCCCTAGGTTCAGATGCCACCACGAAGGTCAGTGATCCGAAGGTTCCTATACTGCCACGTGGGTCGAGCcatgtaaaattttgattgaaaaagaaaaaagagagtagaagcaaaaattttacatggCTCGAGCGATTACAAAGCAAAAGCTCGACCACGTGGTGGTGTAGGAACCTTCTGATCATATCTTTTTTCCGGATAATTAATTTGCATGAGCATGATAAACACCATTATAtttagtagtagtagtaataataattgttaaatgATCAATCAACACCCCTTAATGAACAAATAACACAAACAATCAAGATTGtataaaagaaacaagattAATTACAACAAAATGATCAGTTGCAGAAAATACATACAACAAAACACAGCACAAGCTACTAAGTTTAACAATcaagagccaaaaaaaaaaaaaactaaacgTTCCTTTTATAAAGAAGAGAACCCAGATCAATGGATCTGTTTACAAGCTTTACAATGCGTCATTAGACACTCGCTAAGTTCCTGATTTGGTCAAGTTACAGGTGCTGGAAATAGTTGTGGTAACCAGCTTACAACCCCAGCTCAGGTTCATGAAAGTCAAAGCTGCTGACGTAAATAACTTCCGTTGAGTGATGTTGTggattctttgatttttttaaaaattaaaatccaccagGATGGTGGGGGGTTAGGCCGGACCCCTAcctataaataaatcaataaatgaaAGAACATGAAGAGGGGGACATAAACCAAAACCTCCCAATAGAAGCAAACGATTTAGTGATCAATATAAAACCAATCCAATCAAAGTGGCTAATGCCAAATGTATGGAATTTCGAGAGTATCCAAATGAAGAATACCCGATAAACCAGCTGGAAGGTCACCAGGATTGAAAAATCGCTGACAAGTCTTATGAGTACAAGCCCAGTTGGCCATAAAGTTAGCAGCAGATGTAGCTTCTCGAAAAACATGACTGATAATAATAGATGGGCTAGAAGCCAATGCCTGAACACGACCAAGGAGGTAAGCAAAATCCCACCGCACGAATCTACTTGAAATAGCCCAAGAAACCACAGTGGCTGAGTCGGATTCCACCTCAAGATTAGAAAAACCAAGCTGAGTAGCAAGATCCAAACCCTCTAACAGAGCCATCAATTCAGCAAAAAGAATAGACTGGTGCCCCAAAAAGGAACCAAAGGCAGCTAATACCACGCCTTGATGATCTCGCAAAACACCACTAGTAGCAGTCATACCTGGGTTTCCCATAGAACAATCATCCACGCTCAACTTCACCACCCCCGGCGGCGGTTTTATCCAAGAAACCAATCGAGGTGGTCTACGGGGAGGCATGATAATCTGCAATCCCTCCCCAATCTGAGTATCCAAAATACCCCTCAACTGAGATGGCTTGAAACCAAACGCGTCACTGACTAGCTTAATATCCAGAAGCACTCTATAAATAAAGACATCCACATTAAAGGCAACAGAATCATACTTGAGAGTGTTTCGAGCCTTCCAAACATGTCATAGAATGAAGCATGGGAGAATGACTCGAATATGATTTGAAGAACGGGAACGGCAATATCGTCGCCAGTGACTAAACAAAGCATGGGGAGACAAAAAAGAGAGATACAGACGATCGATCATTGAATAAAACCGCCGCCAAATTTGTTGAACCACTGGATAATCCAAAAATAAGTGTCTAATAGTCTCAACATCCCGATTACAAAGACACCGGGAAACCATGTGAAAACCCTTCAAGCACAAAGTATCGTCCGTGACCAAGAAACTATGCAATAAGCGCCATAAGAAAAAAGAGACCCGTGAAGGAATATGTCGTTgccaaattaaagaaaaaacctcATTCTGGTTACGGGACCCACGTATAAATTCTCAGCTAATCCTTAGTGAAAAATTTACATCCCTAGATAAGGCCCAAAGAAATATATCTGGTCCAGAATCAAAATATAGGTACTAACAAAATATGTTCAACAACTAAAGATGACAGTACTAATAAAAGCTTTCCCCTGTCCCATTCCACACCACACCAAAAAGAAGATATTGGGGCCATAGAAGTTGCTGAAGgattaaaatggaaaagatGTATAGAATCAAACCAGCAATCATACCAGAAACTAATATTATCACCAGATCTAATCAGCCAACGAATATGAGGCCCAGCAATACAACGAATAGAGCATAATCTTCTCCACATAAGAGAGGAAGGATAGCGAAATTGAACCATGCTTGGATGCTCAATTCTAGAATATTTAGATTTCATAAAAGTAGCCCAAAGCGAGTGTTGGTCTCGAAACCGCCACCACAACTTCATCTCGAAAGCATCAtccaaattagaaaatgaacGAACTCCAAGACCACCCTCCACCACTGGAAAACGGACAGATGGCCATCTGAACCAGTGAATATGCCGCCAAGAATCTTTATCACTCCATAAAAATCTGGTGAATAACCTCTCAAGGATTTGAATGACCGTAGCAGGCGGCCGTAGGACATGAAAGAGATAAAGCGACATGGATGAAAGCACATGTCGAATGAGAACAAGCTTACCTCCAAAAGAGAGCAGCCGATTTGCAAACCCAAAAATCCTTCACCTGATCTTACGGATCACATCATCAAAGTGTCGAATCTGCACACCTCTCACATACACTGGACAACCCAGATAAGTAAACGAAATTGCCGTGGCTGGAAACCAGTAATAGACTGAACTATAGTCTTACGTGAGATCGAAGTGTTTCCCTTGACATAAAAATTGCTCTTTGGTTGATTGATCAATTGGCCAAAAACTGTCTCATAATGATGTAAAAAGTCCATAAGACGATGAAGACTAGATCGGCATCCATTCACaaagataataatatcatcaacaaagCTTAAATAGGAAACACACATAGAGTGGCCGTAGTGTATCTCAGCGAAAGGTACTGAGAATATAATTGTTCCAAGCCTCGAGACAAAAATTCAGCGACAATGATAAATAGGCAAGGTGACAAATGATCACCTTGCCAAAGACCATTCTATGACTGAAAGAAACCATAACTGACTCCATTAACCAACACTGAAAACCATGGCCCGTCAATTGCCCGTTTGATCAAAGATATCCAACGATCAGAGAACCTAAAGCACCAGAGCATCTGAAGAATAAAGGACCGGGACATTCTATCATAAGCCTTTGTCATATCCAGTTTAAGAACCACATTACCACCTCAAGTACGATGATTAATATCATGAGTGAGCTCCTGGACCAACAAAACATTATCATGGAACACCCGACCCGGAACAAAGCCACTCTTGGAAGGGGATATAATACGAGGAAGAAGTGCGGACAGTCGCAGGACCAATAATTTAGTCAACACCTTATTGCTGACATTACAAAGACTGATAGGTCGAAAATCTGCCCAAGTAGTAGAGGAGTCCTTCTTGGGTAAAAGAATCAACCAAATACTCTAGAATCCTGGAGGCATAGCAGATCCACTGAAATAATCCAAAAATAACATCATGTAGGTCAACCCCAACTATATCCCAACACGACTGATAAAATCTACTACAAAAACCACATAGGGTTTGCTTTGTGGATTCTTTGATATATTTAGTAattgtagaatttttttttaagtgacaTACCGATCCGATTTGAGGTGGATTATGAATATTATAACATTTGTCCTTAAAAATCGGACGCTTTAATGCGcatatgaaattttatggtTGGTAACATACGATTTCTCGTAACCTTGTTAATACTTATATGCTAAGGTAGTGGATATgacaattgttttaaaattctgaGTGTACCTTATCCTGGAAATATTAAACCTTACCTCTTATTTTTATTCGAACTAGGATAACCGTAGA contains:
- the LOC102622903 gene encoding laccase-13-like, which encodes MDIPALITVKPWSSCLLLGVLFIFAFVASLSHAEIQFHEFVIEAKPVKRLCRTHNTVTVNGQFPGPTLQVRDGDTLIITTINRAQYNITLHWHGVSLKGNPWADGPEYVTQCPIQPGRSYTYQFTIEDQEGTLWWHAHSRWIRATVYGAIIIYPRIGSSYPFPVPNREIPILLGEWWDKNPMDVLMQAIFTGAAPNVSDAFTINGQPGDLYRCSRRETVRFQVEAGETVLLRIINAAMNQELFFGVANHNLTVVGVDTSYTKAFSTSVIMIAPGQTTNVLLTADQPPARYYMAARAYNSANVAFDNTTTTAILAYKSAPCNAKNGGSNSSAPVFPTLPGFNDTATATAYTAQIRSLHEVKVPTVIDEDLFFTVGLGLINCSNPNSPRCQGPNGTRFAASINNVSFEFPTGNSLMQAYFQDQPGVFTTDFPPVPPIKFDYTGNVSRVLWQPLKGTKLYKLKFGSSVQLVWQDTSIVTVEDHPMHLHGHEFYVVGSGFGNFNPSTDTPKFNLIDPPRRNTIGMPPGGWVAIRFVANNPGIWFMHCHLDSHLTWGLAMAFLVENGDEELQTVQSPPLDLPPC